From a single Ailuropoda melanoleuca isolate Jingjing chromosome 12, ASM200744v2, whole genome shotgun sequence genomic region:
- the GNG8 gene encoding guanine nucleotide-binding protein G(I)/G(S)/G(O) subunit gamma-8 has product MSNNMAKIAEARKTVEQLKLEVNIDRMKVSQAAAELLAFCETHAKDDPLVTPVPAAENPFRDKRLFCVLL; this is encoded by the exons ATGTCCAACAACATGGCCAAGATCGCGGAGGCCCGCAAGACTGTGGAACAGCTGAAGCTGGAGGTGAACATCGACCGCATGAAG GTGTCGCAGGCGGCGGCCGAGCTCCTGGCCTTCTGCGAGACCCACGCCAAAGATGACCCACTGGTGACGCCGGTACCCGCCGCAGAGAACCCCTTCCGCGACAAGCGCCTCTTTTGCGTCCTGCTCTGA